In the Mytilus galloprovincialis chromosome 10, xbMytGall1.hap1.1, whole genome shotgun sequence genome, one interval contains:
- the LOC143049084 gene encoding uncharacterized protein LOC143049084, which produces MKSLILIIAVLIGMLFVPAIESWGGRRYYRGTLPSFGGRRFVWPTATPAANQAAAAAAFLRNGRRRTLAAACVAAATAAQSVCLQNALTVTPACAAADLQAQTVCGTRI; this is translated from the exons ATGAAATCATTAATTCTTATCATAGCAGTTCTTATAGGAATGTTATTTGTTCCAGCGATAGAAA GTTGGGGTGGAAGAAGATATTATCGAGGAACCTTACCTA GTTTTGGTGGAAGAAGATTTGTTTGGCCAACAGCAACCCCTGCCGCAAACCAAGCAGCAGCTGCTGCCGCCTTTCTAA GAAATGGTAGAAGAAGAACTTTAGCTGCAGCCTGTGTCGCAGCCGCTACCGCTGCTCAAA GTGTTTGTCTTCAAAATGCGTTGACAGTAACCCCTGCCTGTGCCGCAGCCGATTTACAAGCTCAAA CTGTTTGTGGTACAAGAATTTAA